A region of Nocardioides alkalitolerans DNA encodes the following proteins:
- the groL gene encoding chaperonin GroEL (60 kDa chaperone family; promotes refolding of misfolded polypeptides especially under stressful conditions; forms two stacked rings of heptamers to form a barrel-shaped 14mer; ends can be capped by GroES; misfolded proteins enter the barrel where they are refolded when GroES binds) produces the protein MPKILEFDENARRSLERGVDALANTVKVTLGPKGRYVVLDKKWGAPTITNDGVTVAREVELDDPFENLGAQLTKEVATKTNDVAGDGTTTATVLAQALVHEGLRAVAAGANPLGLKRGLDLAAAAVGDALRDAAREVDNKEDVASVGTISSRDAHIGALLADAFDKVGKDGVITVEESNTLGTDLEFTEGMQFDKGFISQYFVTDSEGREAVLDDPYILLHQGKISAVAELLPLLEKVIAAGKSLFIIAEDLEGEALSTLVVNKIRGTFTGVAVKAPAFGDRRKAILQDIAVLTGAQVVAPEVGLKLDQVGLEVLGQARRVVVTKDNTTIVDGAGDASAVEGRVNQIKAEIENTDSDWDREKLQERLAKLAGGVVVIKVGAATEVELKEKKHRIEDAVSATRAAIEEGIVPGGGSAIIHAAAALEGDLGLTGDEAVGVRIVRKAVDEPLRWIAENGGEQGYVVVSKVRELGVGNGYNAATGEYGDLVAQGVLDPVKVTRSALVNAVSIAGLLLTTETLVVDKPEEEEPAAAGHGHGHGH, from the coding sequence ATGCCCAAGATCCTTGAGTTCGACGAGAACGCCCGTCGCTCGCTCGAGCGCGGCGTCGACGCGCTCGCGAACACCGTCAAGGTGACGCTCGGCCCCAAGGGCCGCTACGTCGTCCTCGACAAGAAGTGGGGCGCCCCGACCATCACGAACGACGGCGTGACCGTCGCGCGTGAGGTCGAGCTGGACGACCCGTTCGAGAACCTCGGTGCCCAGCTCACCAAGGAGGTCGCGACCAAGACCAACGACGTCGCCGGTGACGGCACGACGACCGCGACGGTGCTGGCCCAGGCCCTGGTGCACGAGGGCCTCCGCGCCGTCGCCGCCGGCGCCAACCCGCTCGGCCTCAAGCGCGGCCTCGACCTGGCCGCCGCGGCCGTCGGCGACGCCCTGCGCGACGCCGCCCGCGAGGTCGACAACAAGGAGGACGTGGCCAGCGTCGGCACGATCTCCTCGCGCGACGCGCACATCGGCGCCCTGCTCGCCGACGCCTTCGACAAGGTCGGCAAGGACGGTGTCATCACCGTCGAGGAGTCGAACACGCTCGGCACCGACCTCGAGTTCACCGAGGGCATGCAGTTCGACAAGGGCTTCATCTCGCAGTACTTCGTCACCGACTCGGAGGGCCGCGAGGCCGTCCTCGACGACCCCTACATCCTCCTGCACCAGGGGAAGATCTCGGCCGTCGCCGAGCTGCTCCCGCTGCTCGAGAAGGTCATCGCCGCGGGCAAGTCGCTCTTCATCATCGCCGAGGACCTCGAGGGCGAGGCGCTCTCCACCCTCGTCGTCAACAAGATCCGCGGCACCTTCACCGGCGTGGCCGTCAAGGCGCCCGCGTTCGGCGACCGCCGCAAGGCGATCCTCCAGGACATCGCGGTGCTCACCGGCGCCCAGGTCGTGGCTCCCGAGGTCGGGCTCAAGCTCGACCAGGTCGGCCTCGAGGTGCTCGGCCAGGCCCGCCGCGTCGTGGTGACGAAGGACAACACCACGATCGTCGACGGTGCCGGCGACGCGTCGGCCGTCGAGGGCCGCGTCAACCAGATCAAGGCGGAGATCGAGAACACCGACTCCGACTGGGACCGCGAGAAGCTCCAGGAGCGCCTCGCCAAGCTGGCCGGTGGCGTCGTCGTCATCAAGGTCGGCGCGGCCACCGAGGTCGAGCTCAAGGAGAAGAAGCACCGCATCGAGGACGCCGTCTCCGCGACGCGCGCCGCGATCGAGGAGGGCATCGTCCCCGGCGGTGGCTCCGCGATCATCCACGCCGCCGCGGCGCTCGAGGGCGACCTCGGCCTCACCGGCGACGAGGCCGTCGGCGTGCGCATCGTGCGCAAGGCCGTCGACGAGCCGCTCCGCTGGATCGCCGAGAACGGCGGCGAGCAGGGCTACGTCGTGGTCTCCAAGGTGCGCGAGCTCGGCGTGGGCAACGGCTACAACGCCGCCACGGGCGAGTACGGCGACCTGGTCGCCCAGGGCGTCCTCGACCCCGTCAAGGTGACCCGCTCCGCCCTGGTCAACGCCGTCTCCATCGCGGGCCTGCTGCTGACGACCGAGACCCTGGTCGTCGACAAGCCCGAGGAGGAGGAGCCGGCCGCCGCCGGTCACGGTCACGGCCACGGCCACTGA
- a CDS encoding GNAT family N-acetyltransferase, with product MLWRVRTTLPDRPGTLAVLAAECGAAGVNILALQVFPGVDAVTDELVVRTPEGWTLEQLTGLLEGAGGTDVVGTPCTEAALVDQPARYVQAARAVIARPSRFPEVVAQLFDAEPGDAATGDVMEMTVGDVQVQVRRRAAFTPTEHARGAAMADLVSDVLARTPTVLGSSARRMGGGATPTFELVGRTVQASVQGVVVGVAVLRDAEPGAEPGAEPGLHTVDLEVDPGWQRRGIGTRLLSDVARLAAGEGVQDIVLSTRADNQAVLPLVLAAGLRGRIRMSADVLTVRIPVRELRPLPRA from the coding sequence ATGCTGTGGCGAGTGCGCACCACCCTTCCCGACCGACCGGGCACGCTGGCCGTCCTCGCCGCCGAGTGCGGGGCCGCGGGCGTCAACATCCTCGCGCTCCAGGTGTTCCCGGGCGTCGACGCCGTCACCGACGAGCTCGTCGTGCGCACCCCGGAGGGGTGGACCCTCGAGCAGCTCACGGGCCTGCTGGAGGGCGCGGGCGGGACCGACGTGGTCGGCACGCCCTGCACCGAGGCGGCCCTGGTCGACCAGCCGGCGCGCTACGTGCAGGCGGCCCGCGCCGTGATCGCGCGGCCCTCCCGCTTCCCCGAGGTGGTCGCGCAGCTCTTCGACGCCGAGCCCGGCGACGCCGCCACGGGCGACGTGATGGAGATGACGGTCGGCGACGTCCAGGTGCAGGTGCGCCGCCGGGCCGCCTTCACGCCCACCGAGCACGCCCGGGGAGCAGCGATGGCGGACCTCGTCTCCGACGTGCTGGCCCGCACCCCGACGGTGCTCGGCTCCAGCGCGCGCCGGATGGGCGGCGGGGCGACCCCGACCTTCGAGCTGGTGGGGCGCACGGTGCAGGCCAGCGTGCAGGGCGTCGTGGTCGGCGTGGCCGTGCTGCGCGACGCGGAGCCGGGCGCGGAGCCGGGTGCGGAACCGGGTCTGCACACGGTCGACCTCGAGGTCGACCCGGGTTGGCAGCGCCGGGGGATCGGCACGCGCCTGCTCTCCGACGTGGCCCGCCTCGCGGCCGGCGAGGGCGTCCAGGACATCGTCCTGTCGACCCGTGCCGACAACCAGGCGGTCCTGCCGCTCGTGCTCGCGGCGGGCCTGCGCGGCCGGATCCGCATGTCCGCGGACGTGCTGACCGTTCGCATCCCGGTGCGGGAGCTGAGGCCGCTGCCGCGGGCCTAG
- a CDS encoding MBL fold metallo-hydrolase — protein MASTHHAAGGARVDHGVVAGTFSLDGETFDVDNNIWVVGDDAEVIVIDAPHDVDAILAIVGDRKVKAIVCTHAHDDHVRVAPELRKRTSAPILLHPDDRPLWELTHPDELWDVDLSDGQDIAVGGTTLTVLHTPGHAPGAVCLHAPELGVVFTGDTLFNGGPGATGRSYSDRPTIEASIKARLFALPAETVVHTGHGDDTTIAAEMTNLT, from the coding sequence ATGGCGAGCACGCACCACGCCGCGGGCGGCGCCCGCGTCGACCACGGCGTCGTCGCGGGCACGTTCAGCCTCGACGGGGAGACGTTCGACGTCGACAACAACATCTGGGTCGTCGGTGACGACGCCGAGGTGATCGTCATCGACGCCCCCCACGACGTCGACGCCATCCTCGCGATCGTCGGCGACCGCAAGGTCAAGGCGATCGTGTGCACCCACGCCCACGACGACCACGTGCGCGTCGCGCCCGAGCTGCGCAAGCGCACGAGCGCGCCGATCCTCCTGCACCCCGACGACCGTCCGCTGTGGGAGCTGACCCACCCCGACGAGCTGTGGGACGTCGACCTCTCCGACGGTCAGGACATCGCCGTGGGCGGTACGACGCTGACCGTGCTCCACACCCCGGGCCACGCCCCGGGAGCGGTCTGCCTGCACGCCCCCGAGCTGGGTGTCGTCTTCACCGGCGACACGCTCTTCAACGGCGGCCCGGGGGCCACCGGCCGGTCCTACTCGGACCGTCCGACCATCGAGGCCTCGATCAAGGCACGGCTCTTCGCCCTCCCCGCGGAGACGGTCGTCCACACCGGTCACGGCGACGACACCACCATCGCCGCCGAGATGACGAACCTCACCTGA
- a CDS encoding acetyl-CoA C-acetyltransferase encodes MPEAVIVSTARSPIGRAGKGSLKDMRPDDLAVQMVEAALAKVPELDRKDIVDLALGVGQPAGESGNNLARVVAVLAGMDHLPGVTVNRYCSSSLQTTRMAFHAIKAGEGDVFLSAGVETVSRFGNGFADDPAAQNPVFGEAVRRTEARAAGGADTWRDPREDGALPDIYIAMGQTAENVAQKLGMSREEQDRFGVRSQNLTEEAIASGFWATDITPVTLPDGTVVSTDDGPRAGTTYEAISQLKPVFRPDGTVTAGNACPLNDGAAALVIMSDTKAKELGLTPLARIVSTAVTGLSPEIMGLGPVEAIPAALRNAGMSVGDIDLFEINEAFAVQALGSAQQIGIDVDKLNVNGGAIAVGHPFGMTGARITSTLINSLTWHDKQFGVESMCVGGGQGMAMVIERLS; translated from the coding sequence ATGCCCGAAGCCGTCATCGTCTCCACCGCCCGCTCGCCCATCGGCCGTGCCGGGAAGGGGTCGCTCAAGGACATGCGCCCCGACGACCTCGCCGTGCAGATGGTCGAGGCCGCGCTGGCGAAGGTGCCCGAGCTCGACCGCAAGGACATCGTCGACCTCGCCCTCGGCGTCGGCCAGCCCGCCGGCGAGTCGGGCAACAACCTGGCCCGCGTGGTGGCCGTGCTCGCCGGGATGGACCACCTCCCCGGCGTGACGGTCAACCGCTACTGCTCGTCCAGCCTGCAGACCACCCGCATGGCGTTCCACGCCATCAAGGCCGGCGAGGGCGACGTCTTCCTCTCCGCCGGTGTGGAGACCGTCAGCCGGTTCGGCAACGGCTTCGCCGACGACCCGGCCGCGCAGAACCCGGTCTTCGGCGAGGCCGTCCGCCGCACCGAGGCGCGCGCGGCCGGTGGGGCCGACACGTGGCGCGACCCGCGCGAGGACGGCGCGCTGCCCGACATCTACATCGCGATGGGCCAGACCGCGGAGAACGTCGCGCAGAAGCTCGGCATGAGCCGCGAGGAGCAGGACCGCTTCGGCGTCCGCAGCCAGAACCTCACCGAGGAGGCCATCGCGAGCGGCTTCTGGGCCACGGACATCACCCCCGTCACCCTCCCGGACGGCACCGTGGTGTCGACCGACGACGGTCCGCGGGCGGGCACGACGTACGAGGCCATCAGCCAGCTCAAGCCCGTCTTCCGTCCCGACGGCACGGTCACCGCGGGCAACGCCTGCCCGCTCAACGACGGCGCCGCGGCCCTCGTGATCATGAGCGACACCAAGGCGAAGGAGCTGGGCCTCACCCCGCTCGCGCGCATCGTGTCCACCGCCGTCACGGGCCTCTCGCCCGAGATCATGGGCCTCGGCCCGGTCGAGGCGATCCCGGCGGCCCTGCGCAACGCCGGCATGAGCGTCGGCGACATCGACCTCTTCGAGATCAACGAGGCGTTCGCCGTCCAGGCCCTCGGCTCGGCGCAGCAGATCGGGATCGACGTCGACAAGCTCAACGTCAACGGCGGCGCCATCGCCGTCGGTCACCCCTTCGGCATGACCGGCGCGCGCATCACGAGCACCCTCATCAACTCGCTGACGTGGCACGACAAGCAGTTCGGCGTCGAGTCGATGTGCGTCGGCGGCGGCCAGGGCATGGCGATGGTCATCGAGCGCCTGTCCTGA
- the tsaD gene encoding tRNA (adenosine(37)-N6)-threonylcarbamoyltransferase complex transferase subunit TsaD, which produces MSTEPLVLGIETSCDETGVGIVRGTTLLADTVASSVEEHARFGGVVPEVASRAHLEAMVPTIERACATAGIRPSDVDAIAVTSGPGLAGALLVGVASAKALALGLGKPLYGVNHLAAHVAVDQLEHGPLPEPCIAMLVSGGHSSLLKVTDLTLGVDPMGATIDDAAGEAFDKVARLLGLPFPGGPHVDRAARDGEISIDFPRGLTSRRDLERHRFDFSFSGLKTAVARWVEARERSGEPVSVPDVAASFQEAVCDVLVRKALDAATAEGIEDLLLGGGVAANSRLRSMVLERAERAGVRVRIPRPGLCTDNGAMVAALGAEMVARGRTPSALDLPADSSQPVTSVLV; this is translated from the coding sequence GTGAGCACCGAACCCCTCGTCCTCGGCATCGAGACCTCGTGCGACGAGACGGGCGTCGGGATCGTGCGCGGCACGACGCTGTTGGCCGACACCGTCGCGAGCAGCGTCGAGGAGCACGCACGGTTCGGCGGCGTCGTCCCGGAGGTCGCCAGCCGCGCCCACCTCGAGGCCATGGTCCCGACGATCGAGCGCGCCTGCGCGACCGCGGGAATCCGCCCGAGCGACGTCGACGCGATCGCCGTGACGAGCGGTCCCGGCCTCGCGGGGGCCCTCCTGGTCGGCGTCGCGAGCGCCAAGGCGCTGGCGCTGGGGCTCGGCAAGCCGCTGTACGGCGTCAACCACCTCGCCGCCCACGTCGCGGTCGACCAGCTCGAGCACGGACCGCTGCCCGAGCCCTGCATCGCCATGCTCGTCTCGGGCGGCCACTCGAGCCTGCTCAAGGTCACCGACCTGACCCTCGGCGTGGACCCGATGGGCGCCACGATCGACGACGCGGCGGGGGAGGCCTTCGACAAGGTCGCCCGCCTGCTCGGCCTGCCCTTCCCGGGCGGCCCGCACGTCGACCGCGCTGCCCGCGACGGCGAGATCAGCATCGACTTCCCCCGCGGCCTCACCAGCCGTCGCGACCTCGAGCGGCACCGCTTCGACTTCTCGTTCTCCGGCCTCAAGACGGCGGTCGCCCGCTGGGTCGAGGCCCGCGAGCGCTCCGGCGAGCCCGTCTCGGTGCCCGACGTCGCCGCGAGCTTCCAGGAGGCGGTCTGCGACGTCCTCGTGCGCAAGGCGCTCGACGCCGCCACCGCGGAGGGGATCGAGGACCTCCTCCTGGGTGGCGGCGTCGCGGCCAACTCGCGGCTCCGGTCGATGGTGCTGGAGCGGGCCGAGCGCGCCGGCGTACGCGTCCGGATCCCGCGCCCCGGCCTCTGCACCGACAACGGCGCGATGGTCGCCGCGCTCGGCGCGGAGATGGTGGCCCGCGGGCGCACTCCCTCCGCGCTGGACCTGCCCGCCGACTCCTCCCAGCCCGTCACGAGCGTGCTGGTCTGA
- the groES gene encoding co-chaperone GroES, translating into MSVNIKPLEDRIVVKPLDAEQTTASGLVIPDTAKEKPQEGEVLAVGPGRWNEDGDERIPLDIAVGDKVIYSKYGGTEVKVAGQEYLILSGRDVLAIVS; encoded by the coding sequence GTGTCGGTCAACATCAAGCCCCTCGAGGACCGCATCGTCGTCAAGCCGCTCGACGCCGAGCAGACCACGGCGTCCGGTCTCGTCATCCCCGACACCGCGAAGGAGAAGCCCCAGGAGGGCGAGGTCCTCGCGGTGGGCCCCGGGCGTTGGAACGAGGACGGCGACGAGCGCATCCCGCTCGACATCGCGGTCGGTGACAAGGTCATCTACAGCAAGTACGGCGGCACCGAGGTCAAGGTCGCGGGCCAGGAGTACCTGATCCTCTCGGGTCGCGACGTCCTCGCGATCGTCTCCTGA
- a CDS encoding SigE family RNA polymerase sigma factor produces MTTPGATLTTPRRRSRDDEFADYMAARQASLLRTAYLLCGDRHTAEDLVQTTLAKLYLAWDKVEAHTSLDGYARRILVNEHNSLWRRAWKKRESSTDEVPDTVQHRDDYDDGTAGRLWDFVQTLPRKQRAVIVLRYYEGLSEAEIATTLGISPGTVKSQASRALAALRDRTPSHLREEQR; encoded by the coding sequence ATGACGACCCCAGGAGCGACGTTGACGACGCCCCGGCGACGCAGCCGCGACGACGAGTTCGCGGACTACATGGCCGCGCGCCAGGCGAGCCTGCTGCGCACCGCGTACCTGCTCTGCGGCGACCGGCACACCGCCGAGGACCTCGTGCAGACCACGCTGGCGAAGCTGTACCTCGCGTGGGACAAGGTCGAGGCGCACACGTCGCTCGACGGCTACGCGCGACGGATCCTCGTCAACGAGCACAACTCGCTGTGGCGGCGCGCCTGGAAGAAGCGCGAGTCCAGCACCGACGAGGTGCCCGACACCGTGCAGCACCGCGACGACTACGACGACGGCACCGCCGGGCGGCTCTGGGACTTCGTGCAGACCCTGCCCCGCAAGCAGCGCGCGGTGATCGTGCTGCGCTACTACGAAGGCCTCAGCGAGGCCGAGATCGCCACCACCCTCGGGATCTCCCCCGGGACCGTGAAGTCGCAGGCCAGCCGCGCCCTCGCGGCGCTCCGCGACCGGACCCCCTCCCACCTCCGAGAGGAGCAGCGATGA
- a CDS encoding SAM-dependent methyltransferase, producing MDLETFRWLLTHDGRTLLDVAARAYADADGDPVRAAATVRRTEPDPERSAAALTQVGLRVRGVAKFGEDALRMFFTPDGLEQATRRAVADHRAARLAAARPSSVVDLGCGIGGDLTALARAGLVAAGVDLDPLRVAMAEANLAALGLEGAVTVADATALPLGGFGVATVDPARRDGRGRVFDADAWVPSWDFVAGLLTSRPAVAKLAPGLPHDLVPAGVEAEWVSDRGDVKEAVLWSPHLAVTRRRATVLRAEGLATLTDEDDPYDGAERPVRAVGRYLYEPDGAVIRAGLVTAVAGAVDGGLLDEHIAYVTSDAGFRTPFAATYEVVEELPYREKALRAALRERGVGRLTIKKRGVDVVPEQLRKRLALRGDAEATVVLTRVAGEGTALLVRPV from the coding sequence GTGGACCTCGAGACCTTCCGGTGGCTGCTGACGCACGACGGGCGCACGCTGCTGGACGTCGCCGCGCGCGCCTACGCCGACGCCGACGGCGACCCCGTGCGGGCGGCGGCGACGGTGCGGCGCACCGAGCCGGACCCCGAGCGCTCCGCCGCGGCCCTGACCCAGGTCGGGCTGCGGGTGCGCGGCGTCGCCAAGTTCGGCGAGGACGCGCTGCGGATGTTCTTCACGCCCGACGGCCTCGAGCAGGCGACCCGCCGCGCGGTCGCCGACCACCGGGCCGCCCGGCTCGCCGCGGCCCGGCCCTCCTCCGTGGTCGACCTCGGCTGCGGCATCGGCGGCGACCTGACGGCCCTGGCCCGCGCCGGTCTCGTCGCGGCGGGGGTCGACCTCGACCCACTCCGTGTCGCGATGGCCGAGGCGAACCTCGCCGCCCTCGGGCTCGAGGGGGCGGTCACCGTCGCGGACGCGACGGCGCTGCCGCTCGGGGGGTTCGGTGTCGCGACCGTCGACCCCGCCCGCCGCGACGGTCGCGGCCGGGTCTTCGACGCCGACGCCTGGGTGCCGTCCTGGGACTTCGTCGCCGGGCTCCTCACCAGCCGCCCCGCCGTCGCGAAGCTCGCGCCGGGCCTCCCCCACGACCTCGTGCCCGCGGGCGTCGAGGCGGAGTGGGTCAGCGACCGCGGCGACGTGAAGGAGGCGGTGCTCTGGTCGCCCCACCTCGCCGTCACCCGCCGCCGCGCGACCGTGCTCCGGGCCGAGGGGCTCGCGACGCTCACGGACGAGGACGACCCCTACGACGGCGCCGAGCGCCCCGTCCGCGCCGTCGGCCGCTACCTCTACGAGCCCGACGGTGCCGTCATCCGCGCCGGGCTCGTCACCGCCGTCGCCGGAGCGGTCGACGGCGGCCTGCTCGACGAGCACATCGCCTACGTCACCTCGGACGCCGGGTTCCGCACGCCGTTCGCCGCGACGTACGAGGTGGTGGAGGAGCTGCCCTACCGCGAGAAGGCGCTCCGCGCAGCGCTCCGCGAGCGCGGCGTCGGCCGGCTCACCATCAAGAAGCGCGGCGTCGACGTCGTCCCGGAGCAGCTGCGCAAGCGGCTGGCGCTCCGGGGCGACGCCGAGGCGACGGTGGTGCTGACCCGGGTGGCCGGGGAGGGTACGGCGCTGCTGGTGCGCCCCGTCTGA
- a CDS encoding S-(hydroxymethyl)mycothiol dehydrogenase codes for MHEVKAVVAKSVGEPVSLETILVPDPGPGEALVKVQACGVCHTDLHYREGGINDEFPFLLGHEAAGVVEAVGEDVTTVAPGDFVVLNWRAVCGDCRACDRGEPQYCFNTHNATQKMTLADGTPLSPALGIGAFAEKTLVAAGQCTKVDPEARPAAVGLLGCGVMAGIGAAINTGNVSRGDVVAVIGCGGVGVAAIAGAALAGAGTIIAVDIDDKKLEGARKLGATHTVNSKETDPVAAIKAIAGAAAGHEGADGADVVIEAVGRPETWEQAFYARDLAGTVVLVGVPTPDMKVPQIPLIDVFGRGGSLKSSWYGDCLPNRDFPMLVDLYRQGRLDLDAFVTEEIGIEDVEAAFEKMHHGEVLRSVVVL; via the coding sequence ATGCACGAGGTCAAGGCAGTCGTCGCGAAGTCGGTCGGGGAGCCGGTGAGCCTGGAGACGATCCTGGTGCCCGACCCGGGTCCGGGGGAGGCGTTGGTGAAGGTGCAGGCGTGCGGGGTGTGCCACACGGACCTGCACTACCGCGAGGGTGGGATCAACGACGAGTTCCCGTTCCTGCTGGGCCACGAGGCCGCGGGTGTTGTCGAGGCCGTCGGCGAGGACGTGACGACGGTGGCGCCGGGCGACTTCGTCGTCCTCAACTGGCGCGCGGTGTGCGGTGACTGTCGGGCGTGCGACCGGGGTGAGCCGCAGTACTGCTTCAACACCCACAACGCGACGCAGAAGATGACGCTGGCGGACGGTACGCCGCTGTCCCCGGCCCTGGGTATCGGCGCGTTCGCCGAGAAGACGCTCGTGGCCGCGGGTCAGTGCACGAAGGTCGACCCGGAGGCCCGTCCGGCCGCGGTGGGCCTGCTGGGCTGCGGCGTGATGGCCGGCATCGGTGCCGCCATCAACACCGGCAACGTGTCCCGTGGCGACGTGGTCGCGGTCATCGGCTGCGGCGGTGTCGGGGTGGCGGCGATCGCGGGCGCCGCGCTGGCGGGTGCCGGCACGATCATCGCGGTCGACATCGACGACAAGAAGCTCGAGGGCGCCCGGAAGCTCGGCGCCACCCACACGGTCAACTCCAAGGAGACCGATCCGGTGGCGGCGATCAAGGCGATCGCGGGCGCGGCGGCGGGTCACGAGGGTGCGGACGGTGCGGACGTCGTGATCGAGGCGGTGGGTCGTCCGGAGACATGGGAGCAGGCGTTCTACGCCCGTGACCTGGCCGGCACGGTCGTCCTGGTCGGCGTCCCGACGCCGGACATGAAGGTCCCGCAGATCCCGCTGATCGACGTGTTCGGTCGGGGTGGGTCGCTGAAGTCCAGCTGGTACGGCGACTGCCTGCCCAACCGTGACTTCCCCATGCTGGTCGACCTGTACCGGCAGGGACGTCTCGACCTGGACGCGTTCGTGACCGAGGAGATCGGGATCGAGGACGTCGAGGCCGCGTTCGAGAAGATGCACCACGGCGAGGTCCTGCGCAGCGTGGTGGTCCTCTGA